Proteins encoded by one window of Vespula pensylvanica isolate Volc-1 chromosome 6, ASM1446617v1, whole genome shotgun sequence:
- the LOC122629950 gene encoding WD repeat domain-containing protein 83, whose protein sequence is MSTTEIKYKFEREIDCKQGAVRSVRFSVDGEYCLTCGSDRKIKLWNPYKATNLKVYGGHGDEVMDACASCDSSQIISCGLDKSLILWDVSTGTPVRRLRGHAGPVTTVRFNEESSMVVSGSRDNAVMCWDVRSKSIEPVQCLNEAKDSISSVRTSDHEILSASFDGKIRRYDIRVGQMYSDYMKDAVTCASFTRDGQCIVVSCASDVVRLIDKDTGELLGKFTGHTAKDLCLESSVDSQDTQILSGSEDGKLWVWDLATQTVVAKLSGYRPSKYPTLSINVHPTKNCFIAANGYSLLMWTAESTKN, encoded by the exons ATGAGTACcacagaaataaaatataagttcGAACGAGAAATAGATTGTAAACAAGGTGCAGTACGATCAGTTCGATTCAGTg TTGATGGAGAATACTGTTTGACATGTGGATcggatagaaagataaagttaTGGAATCCTTACAAAGCTACAAATTTAAAAGTCTATGGAGGACATGGAGACGAAGTAATGGATGCTTGTGCATCTTGCGATAGCAGTCAAATAATATCTTGTGGTTTAgataaatctttaattttatggGATGTAAGTACTGGAACTCCTGTTCGGCGGTTAAGAGGACATGCAGGTCCTGTAACAACTGTAAG ATTTAATGAAGAATCATCAATGGTTGTTTCTGGATCTCGAGATAATGCTGTTATGTGTTGGGATGTACGATCTAAATCAATAGAACCTGTGCAATGTTTGAATGAGGCCAAAGATTCAATTTCTAGTGTTAGAACTTCTGATCATGAAATTTTATCAGCATCGTTCGACGGGAAAATACGAAGATATGATATTCGTGTTGGTCAAATGTATTCGGATTATATGAaag atgCAGTGACATGTGCTAGTTTTACAAGGGATGGACAATGTATCGTGGTTAGTTGTGCGAGTGATGTAGTACGTTTAATTGACAAAGATACTGGAGAATTACTTGGTAAATTTACTGGACATACAGCTAAAGATCTGTGCTTAGAATCAAGTGTAGATTCTCAAGACACACAAATTCTTTCGGGCTCTGAAGATGGTAAATTATGGGTGTGGGATTTGGCAACACAAACGGTTGTTGCAAAACTTTCTGGATACAGACCATCGAAATACCCTACTTTATCTATAAATGTGCATCCAactaaaaattgttttatagcCGCGAATGGCTATAGTTTATTAATGTGGACTGCAGAATCTACTAAGAATTAA
- the LOC122629954 gene encoding LOW QUALITY PROTEIN: uncharacterized protein PFB0145c-like (The sequence of the model RefSeq protein was modified relative to this genomic sequence to represent the inferred CDS: deleted 2 bases in 1 codon; substituted 2 bases at 2 genomic stop codons), which produces MVDLEKYKGNINLPERLQSPDLKNDKNEKVEGPVIINMQKAFYDLKINEINNRIQRLQERNNELINNCEETTLLLISTDAETAKEITELTQYLSNEVSKLEENKNTLNVLEESIVNNKIAHIDKVNSLNDQYARKRLELISLIKPLSNYFQYFSIFYISLHKYEYXSNNIELXNTLLDAKINALEDYRRSQSVLQEKLKNKNNFMQQEEEKVEQEIQQIQMKFKSDREKLKEDMYNRLLDSAGIFQMEVSKCIQEPIHKLMRENIILNNYLTEIMNESLTEKEVFANSKSIKKELLQKHKFNYLGTRYNIKISKIQNYLLKSLKEVHADTERRLINFNLLSQNLQKDLVNKDHVEEQMNISEARMKQLEIMLYRERIEITTSNYIRKRIQCKIKKCRETLYDVKYAVICALQMKDSDSKFAQMDKKCLLLHLQNIITEGQAYMSNITITSMESIPQSSNVYFYGDLGFDPTPVELREPVEIIEKEIILPITSEVFSIEEQLEKEPKKDFIEDKSLAVFEEPSDKEFIESKYSSVEDSISEEFEATEIDNDEF; this is translated from the exons ATGGTtgatcttgaaaaatataaaggcaATATAAATTTACCAGAACGATTGCAATCTCCTGATctcaaaaatgataaaaatgaaaaagtagaaggacctgtaattattaatatgcaAAAAGCTTtctacgatttaaaaattaatgaaataaataatagaattcaGAG GTTACAAGAACGAAATAACgaacttataaataattgcgAAGAGACAACGTTACTTCTAATTTCAACAGATGCAGAAACTGCAAAGGAAATTACTGAATTAACACAATATTTATCTAACGAAGTAtcaaaattagaagaaaataagaatacaCTAAATGTTCTAGAGGAGTCAAtagtaaataacaaaattgcACATATTGACAAAGTAAATTCTTTAAATGATCAATATGCAAGGAAACGTttagaattaatatcattaattaaaccattaagtaattattttcaatatttttctattttttatatttctttacacAAATACGAATACTGAAGCAACAA TATAGAACTTTAGAATACATTATTAGATGCAAAGATAAATGCGTTGGAAGACTATAGAAGGTCACAATCAGTTcttcaagaaaaattaaaaaataaaaataattttatgcagcaggaggaagaaaaagtagaacaAGAAATACAAcaaattcaaatgaaatttaaatctgatagagaaaa GCTCAAAGAGGATATGTATAATCGTCTCCTTGACTCAGCTGgaatttttcaaatggaaGTTTCTAAGTGTATACAAGAACCTATACATAAACTtatgagagaaaatattatattgaataattatttaaccgaaattatgaatgaaagtCTTACTGAAAAAGAAGTATTTGCAAACTCCAA atctATAAAGAAAGAGCTTCTTCaaaaacataaatttaattatttaggcaccagatataatataaaaatttctaaaattcaaaattatcttTTGAAATCCTTAAAAGAAGTGCATGCAGATACAGAAagacgtttaattaatttcaacctTTTAAGTCAAAATCTACAGAAAGATTTGGTTAATAAAGATCATGTAGAAGAACAAATGAATATTTCTGAGGCACGTATGAAACAATTGGAAATAATGTTgtacagagagagaatagaaattaCTACCTCAAATTATATACGGAAAAGGATacaatgtaaaattaaaaaatgtaggGAAACACTTTATGATGTTAAATATGCTGTAATATGCGCACTACAG ATGAAAGATAGTGACTCTAAGTTTGCACAAATggataaaaaatgtttgttgctacatttacaaaatattatcacAGAAGGTCAAGCCTATATgtcaaatattacaattacatC gatGGAATCTATACCGCAATCAAGTAATGTGTATTTTTATGGAGATCTTGGATTTGACCCGACACCTGTTGAGTTAAGAGAACCAGTTGAGAtaatagaaaaggagataatTCTACCTATCACCTCAGAAGTTTTTAGTATAGAAGAACAACTa GaaaaagaaccaaaaaaagattttatagaaGATAAAAGTTTAGCTGTGTTTGAGGAACCATcagataaagaatttattgaatCTAAATATTCAAGTGTAGAGGATTCAATTTCTGAAGAATTTGAAGCGACAGAAATTGACAATGATGAATTTTAA
- the LOC122629945 gene encoding ribosome biogenesis protein NOP53, with the protein MIEVKTKKRKVSKKTKKSWRKHVDTTDVDKFLENERLEERLGIPFSERSDTDLFTIDKDAATKEITFNDKKQRRLALKDTEPKCFSILKPHTLVPDPIVKRNRVRTREERKHPILLRKEIQRKSKGILKLKEKLALKNKALADLKRANRPRRGDFKEDIWDKKNTSLPEIDTEWMTSDTVRHTLTHMGVKKRKLPTSLHKKPSVLPAIEAPHPGTSYNPSYNDHQDLLNGIAKKELELMKEEAHLNRVTTKMFKKVSLDEKHKNTLKELTEGLPIKEDKLEQSDNNDNDDDDDDDDTDMDHNITSINPPVKNKKKTLVARRKQKEQKILAHKLAQAKLEKRKVSDIYKLKLLQKQIDAKEKKEKVLQEKRHEQKKLKSVETKTLSKVKFEPVEPSFTLAEELTGNLRNVTRIGNLLKDRYKSLQQRNIVAPANIVLKRTKAKVKRYIKSDHKINQKE; encoded by the exons ATGATTGAAGTTAAAACTAAAAAACGTAAAGTTTccaaaaaaacgaaaaagtctTGGAGAAAACATGTAGATACGACAGATGTTGACAAATTTTTAGAGAATGAAAGATTAGAAGAGAGATTAGGAATACCATTTTCTGAACGATCAGATACAGACTTATTTACTATTGACAAGGATGCTGcaacaaaagaaattacgtttaatgataaaaaacagCGTAGACTCGCTTTGAAAGATACAGAGCCAAAGTGCTTCAGTATATTAAAACCACATACTTTAGTTCCTGATCCAATTGTTAAGAGAAATCGTGTAAGAACGCGTGAAGAGCGTAAACATCCTATCTTACTTCGtaaagaaattcaaagaaaatcaaaggGTATcttgaaattgaaagaaaagttagcattaaaaaataaagctcTCGCAGATTTGAAAAGGGCTAACAGACCTAGAAGAGGTGATTTCAAAGAAGATATatgggataaaaaaaatacttcttTACCGGAAATTGATACAGAATGGATGACTTCTGATACTGTTAGACATACTCTTACACATATgggtgtaaaaaaaagaaaattaccaACATCCTTACATAAAAAACCATCGGTCTTACCAGCTATAGAAGCTCCACATCCTGGTACATCATATAATCCATCTTATAACGATCATCAGGATTTGTTAAATGGAATAGCGAAGaaagaattagaattaatgaAGGAAGAAGCTCATTTAAATAGAGTTACTACAAAAATGTTTAAGAAG gTTTCACTTGAcgagaaacataaaaatacattaaaggAATTGACCGAGGGTTTAccaataaaagaagataaactaGAACAGtctgataataatgataatgacgacgatgacgacgacgatgatactGATATGGATCATAACATTACATCTATCAATCCAccagtaaaaaataaaaagaaaacattagtAGCAAGAcgtaaacaaaaagaacaaaaaatattagcaCATAAATTAGCACAagcaaaattagaaaaaaggaaagtatcagatatatacaaattaaaattactacaaaaacaaatagatgcaaaagaaaagaaagaaaaagttttacaagaaaaaagacatgaacaaaagaaattaaaatctgTAGAAACAAAGACATTGAGTAAAGTTAAATTTGAGCCTGTTGAACCTTCCTTTACATTGGCAGAAGAATTAACTGGTAATTTAAGAAATGTAACTCGTATtggtaatttattaaaagatcgTTATAAATCATTGCAACAAAGGAATATTGTTGCACCAGCAAACATTGTTct GAAACGAACCAAGGCTAAAGTGAAGAGATATATTAAATCagatcataaaataaatcaaaaggaATGA
- the LOC122629937 gene encoding protein O-mannosyl-transferase TMTC4-like isoform X1 yields the protein MAIKINTEFPAVPLPIALLIIIILSLCYANSYDGAFVFDDAEAIVNNDDIQKTPIWEIFKNDFWGTKLSHKGSHKSYRPLTILTFRMQYWIRGYLNSQDFHIVNIILHIIVCLLTLYVFNILLNNKEQNIAFYATVLFAIHPVHTEAISGVVGRAELLCVLFTWLSLIMYNQCIIANYSIGKWCNIIGCIISILIAMLCKETGITAIGICAVYDLVIINGFLPNDVLKLLISKNSHINSIIAMKLNRAFFIRMFVLCLSAIILLSLRFTVMEFSTPKFQPVDNPASFLDNCFLRILNYSYIYSINMWLLICPEWLCFDWSMGCIPLITGYDKRIFFIILFWIFLGAIVIHIFSTHGDRFLRYTIVGLALLIIPFLPASNIFFTVGFVLAERTLYIPSAGYCLLVIIGLQKLLTGTSLRNLLILFYTFLCLIFFMRSWIRSDQWRSEESLFRSALNVCPLNAKVHYNIAKNAADAGNLNLAKLEYREALHLNPKYAQAMNNLANLLKDEGKYDAAENLFKQAVTLQKDFATAWMNYGIVLSALKRYEESERSYLTALSQKPKYPDCYYNLGVLYLEQKQYQKALTAWTNATKLKVTHRRAWTNMVILLDDLGMSEQALKIANEALKYIPDYASIYFNIANILGKVGRFSEAETYFKQAISRNPTDPMFYTNLGVLYHRWNKVSEAEYMYKKALAFNPHSRSAKENLKKLQSLKRSVK from the exons ATggcaattaaaattaatacagAGTTTCCAg cTGTTCCATTACCAATAgctcttttaataattattattttatcattatgttATGCAAATAGTTACGATGGTGCATTTGTATTTGATGATGCAGAAGCTATagttaataatgatgatattcAAAAAACACCAATTTGggaaatatttaagaatgaTTTTTGGGGTACAAAATTATCTCACAAGGGTAGTCATAAATCTTATCGTCCACTTACAATTTTAACATTCCg aATGCAATACTGGATCAGAGGTTATTTAAATTCTCAAGATTttcatattgtaaatataattttgcataTAATTGTTTGTCTATTAACTCTGTATGTGTTCAATATTCTCTTAAAtaacaaagaacaaaatatagCATTTTATGCCACAGTATTATTTGCAATACATCCAGTACATACAGAAGCA attTCAGGAGTTGTAGGTAGAGCAGAATTATTATGTGTATTATTTACATGGCTATCACTTATAATGTATAATCAATGCATTATTGCAAATTATTCTATTGGCAAATGGTGTAATATAATTGGATGTATCATAAGTATTTTGATAGCAATGCTTTGTAAAGAAACTGGAATTACTGCAATT ggAATTTGTGCTGTGTATGATCTAGTCATTATAAATGGATTCTTACCAAATGATGTATTGAAATTACTAATAAGTAAAAATTCTCATATAAACTCAATAATAGCTATGAAATTAAATCGTGCATTTTTTATCCGAATGTTTGTACTTTGTTTAAGtgcaataatattgttatcaCTAAGATTTACTGTTATGGAATTTTCAACACCGAAGTTTCAACCTGTAGACAATCCTGCATCATTTTTGGATAATTGTTTCCTTCGCATTCTCAATTAcagttatatttatagtataaatatGTGGTTGTTAATTTGTCCAGAGTGGTTATGTTTTGACTGGTCAATGGGTTGTATACCTTTAATTACTGGatatgataaaagaatattttttattattcttttttggatATTCTTGGGTGCAATtgtcattcatattttttcaactCATGGAGATAGATTTCTAAg ATATACAATTGTAGGATTGGCACTTCTAATTATACCTTTTTTACCTGCtagtaatatcttttttaccgTTGGCTTTGTATTAGCAGAGAGAACATTATATATTCCTTCTGCAGGATATTGTCTCTTAGTAATTATTGGATTACAAAAGCTTTTGACAGGCACATCTCTAAGAaatttactaatattattttacacgtTTTTgtgtcttattttttttatgcgtTCATGGATTAGAAGTGATCAATGGAGATCTGAAGAATCTCTTTTTAGATCTGCGTTAAATGTTTGCCCACTTAATGCAAAAGTTCATTACAATATTGCAAAAAATGCAGCTGATGCAGGAAATCTTAATTTAGCAAAATTAGAATATAGAGAAGCCTTACA cttAAATCCAAAATATGCTCAAGCAATGAATAATCTTGCCAATTTACTTAAGGACGAAGGAAAATATGATGCTGCTGAAAATCTATTTAAACAAGCTGTTACATTACA GAAAGATTTTGCAACAGCATGGATGAATTATGGTATAGTTTTATCTGCACTTAAAAGATATGAAGAATCTGAAAGGAGTTACTTAACTGCACTGTCTCAAAAGCCCAAGTATCCCGATTGCTATTATAATTTAGGTGTTTTG TATTTAGAACAAAAACAATATCAGAAAGCATTAACAGCTTGGACAAATGcaacaaaattaaaagtaactCATAGAAGAGCATGGACAAATATGGTAATATTGTTAGATGATTTAG GTATGTCAGAACAAGCATTGAAAATTGCGAATGAagctttaaaatatattcctgATTATgcatcaatatattttaacattgcTAATATATTAGGTAAAGTAGGTAGATTTTCAGAAGCAGAGACATATTTTAAACAAGCAATATCAAGGAATCCAACAGATCCTATGTTCTATACAAACttag GTGTATTGTATCATCGTTGGAATAAAGTCAGTGAAgcagaatatatgtataaaaaagcaTTGGCGTTCAACCCACATTCGCGTagtgcaaaagaaaatttaaaaaaattgcaatCATTAAAACGAtcagtaaaataa
- the LOC122629937 gene encoding protein O-mannosyl-transferase TMTC4-like isoform X2, with translation MQYWIRGYLNSQDFHIVNIILHIIVCLLTLYVFNILLNNKEQNIAFYATVLFAIHPVHTEAISGVVGRAELLCVLFTWLSLIMYNQCIIANYSIGKWCNIIGCIISILIAMLCKETGITAIGICAVYDLVIINGFLPNDVLKLLISKNSHINSIIAMKLNRAFFIRMFVLCLSAIILLSLRFTVMEFSTPKFQPVDNPASFLDNCFLRILNYSYIYSINMWLLICPEWLCFDWSMGCIPLITGYDKRIFFIILFWIFLGAIVIHIFSTHGDRFLRYTIVGLALLIIPFLPASNIFFTVGFVLAERTLYIPSAGYCLLVIIGLQKLLTGTSLRNLLILFYTFLCLIFFMRSWIRSDQWRSEESLFRSALNVCPLNAKVHYNIAKNAADAGNLNLAKLEYREALHLNPKYAQAMNNLANLLKDEGKYDAAENLFKQAVTLQKDFATAWMNYGIVLSALKRYEESERSYLTALSQKPKYPDCYYNLGVLYLEQKQYQKALTAWTNATKLKVTHRRAWTNMVILLDDLGMSEQALKIANEALKYIPDYASIYFNIANILGKVGRFSEAETYFKQAISRNPTDPMFYTNLGVLYHRWNKVSEAEYMYKKALAFNPHSRSAKENLKKLQSLKRSVK, from the exons ATGCAATACTGGATCAGAGGTTATTTAAATTCTCAAGATTttcatattgtaaatataattttgcataTAATTGTTTGTCTATTAACTCTGTATGTGTTCAATATTCTCTTAAAtaacaaagaacaaaatatagCATTTTATGCCACAGTATTATTTGCAATACATCCAGTACATACAGAAGCA attTCAGGAGTTGTAGGTAGAGCAGAATTATTATGTGTATTATTTACATGGCTATCACTTATAATGTATAATCAATGCATTATTGCAAATTATTCTATTGGCAAATGGTGTAATATAATTGGATGTATCATAAGTATTTTGATAGCAATGCTTTGTAAAGAAACTGGAATTACTGCAATT ggAATTTGTGCTGTGTATGATCTAGTCATTATAAATGGATTCTTACCAAATGATGTATTGAAATTACTAATAAGTAAAAATTCTCATATAAACTCAATAATAGCTATGAAATTAAATCGTGCATTTTTTATCCGAATGTTTGTACTTTGTTTAAGtgcaataatattgttatcaCTAAGATTTACTGTTATGGAATTTTCAACACCGAAGTTTCAACCTGTAGACAATCCTGCATCATTTTTGGATAATTGTTTCCTTCGCATTCTCAATTAcagttatatttatagtataaatatGTGGTTGTTAATTTGTCCAGAGTGGTTATGTTTTGACTGGTCAATGGGTTGTATACCTTTAATTACTGGatatgataaaagaatattttttattattcttttttggatATTCTTGGGTGCAATtgtcattcatattttttcaactCATGGAGATAGATTTCTAAg ATATACAATTGTAGGATTGGCACTTCTAATTATACCTTTTTTACCTGCtagtaatatcttttttaccgTTGGCTTTGTATTAGCAGAGAGAACATTATATATTCCTTCTGCAGGATATTGTCTCTTAGTAATTATTGGATTACAAAAGCTTTTGACAGGCACATCTCTAAGAaatttactaatattattttacacgtTTTTgtgtcttattttttttatgcgtTCATGGATTAGAAGTGATCAATGGAGATCTGAAGAATCTCTTTTTAGATCTGCGTTAAATGTTTGCCCACTTAATGCAAAAGTTCATTACAATATTGCAAAAAATGCAGCTGATGCAGGAAATCTTAATTTAGCAAAATTAGAATATAGAGAAGCCTTACA cttAAATCCAAAATATGCTCAAGCAATGAATAATCTTGCCAATTTACTTAAGGACGAAGGAAAATATGATGCTGCTGAAAATCTATTTAAACAAGCTGTTACATTACA GAAAGATTTTGCAACAGCATGGATGAATTATGGTATAGTTTTATCTGCACTTAAAAGATATGAAGAATCTGAAAGGAGTTACTTAACTGCACTGTCTCAAAAGCCCAAGTATCCCGATTGCTATTATAATTTAGGTGTTTTG TATTTAGAACAAAAACAATATCAGAAAGCATTAACAGCTTGGACAAATGcaacaaaattaaaagtaactCATAGAAGAGCATGGACAAATATGGTAATATTGTTAGATGATTTAG GTATGTCAGAACAAGCATTGAAAATTGCGAATGAagctttaaaatatattcctgATTATgcatcaatatattttaacattgcTAATATATTAGGTAAAGTAGGTAGATTTTCAGAAGCAGAGACATATTTTAAACAAGCAATATCAAGGAATCCAACAGATCCTATGTTCTATACAAACttag GTGTATTGTATCATCGTTGGAATAAAGTCAGTGAAgcagaatatatgtataaaaaagcaTTGGCGTTCAACCCACATTCGCGTagtgcaaaagaaaatttaaaaaaattgcaatCATTAAAACGAtcagtaaaataa
- the LOC122630157 gene encoding snRNA-activating protein complex subunit 3 has translation MDSVYGHYNQNASEKINIKEYFSRYSNIIKPCYLSCLASTTDQSILKIMKNDLGNEEMDLLSEYCSEENLTIPGEIPRLKENLPIKNKDLRKKYGKINKYNESTIDLAVPYEDIFIDIRIYEPFMHSSNHMKSNYRKARPTLKYVITMLGKQTLAELRDKIKCLSDLSIPVETSDNPNQSFQPLAKDVYKSGFFYIEDTFYNDFRDPANIDYSEVIVEWAKIKQLGPFHTDSMEKVTIDSLSVRFGYPWVYQHQGFCEHLIIFSDARLVQPYDELHISAYPRIQRIRPQRANYCFMCGILPVRWITTDHDRVPHNPCFFYRKF, from the exons atggattcaGTATATGGACATTATAATCAGAACGCttcagaaaaaattaatataaaggaatatttttcaagatattcCAATATTATTAAGCCTTGTTATCTTAGTTGTTTGGCTTCAACAACCGATCAATCTattcttaaaataatgaaaaatgatttagGAAATGAGGAAATGGATTTGTTGTCAGAATACTGCag cgaagaaaatttaactATACCCGGAGAGATTCctagattgaaagaaaatctaccaataaaaaataaagacttACGTAAA aaGTAtggaaaaatcaataaatacaaTGAAAGCACGATTGATCTTGCTGTACCGTACgaagatattttcattgatattagAATATATGAACCTTTTATGCATTCATCGAATCATATGAAAAGTAACTACAGAAAGGCAAGACCTACCTTGAAATATGTGATAACAATGTTAGGGAAACAGACGCTTGCTGAATTgcgcgataaaataaaatgcttATCCGATTTATCAATTCCAGTAGAAACCAGTGATAATCCTAATCAATCATTTCAACCATTGgcaaaa GATGTGTACAAATCAGGCTTCTTTTATATAGAAGATACATTTTACAACGACTTTAGAGATCCAGCAAATATAGATTATAGCGAAGTAATAGTAGAATGGGCAAAGATAAAACAATTAGGACCATTTCATACTGATTCTATGGAAAAAGTTACAATAGATTCTCTTTCTGTAAGATTTGGTTATCCATGGGTATATCAGCATCAAGGCTTTTGTGAACATCTCATTATATTCAGTGATGCaag ATTGGTACAACCTTATGACGAATTACATATATCTGCATATCCAAGAATACAAAGAATCAGACCCCAAAGAGCTAACTACTGCTTCATGTGCGGAATTCTGCCTGTTAGATGGATTACAACGGATCACGATAGAGTACCTCATAATCCTTGCTTTTTTT ATAGGAAATTTTAA